One Euphorbia lathyris chromosome 1, ddEupLath1.1, whole genome shotgun sequence DNA segment encodes these proteins:
- the LOC136218160 gene encoding COBRA-like protein 4, with amino-acid sequence MDFCKLQWLIVAATVYVMRILQADGYDPLDPHGSINIRWDVMSWTPDGYLTLIAAVSINNNQMYRQIRRPGWTLGWKWSKKEVIWSMVGAEAIDQGDCSSFKANIPHCCKRNPEIVDLVPAIPITQQFRDCCKDGVMGSLGQDPSAAVSSFQLSVGISGTSNKTVKPPKDFYFLGPGPGYTCSAPTIVLPSVFFAPNGRRRTQAMMTWILSCTYSQVIASKYPTCCVSLSSFYNSKITPCSSCACGCHNEPNCARNDPKIASVVNPNSAKLECTEHMCPIRVHWHVKQNYIDYWVVKITITNFNYGVNYTHWTLVAQHPNLSNLTKLYKFMYKPLMQLYNPTNDSGMFYGIKYYNDVLPEAGKDGNVQSEMLFRKDNGRFRLQQGWAFPSKMYFNGDECVMPLPDSYPFLPNSVHLNPPSSSLLFITILISFFLYFHL; translated from the exons ATGGACTTTTGCAAGCTTCAATGGTTAATAGTTGCAGCAACTGTTTATGTTATGAGAATTTTACAAGCAG ATGGTTATGATCCACTTGATCCACATGGGAGCATAAACATCAGATGGGATGTAATGTCTTGGACACCAGATGGCTATTTAACCTTAATT GCAGCAGTGAGCATAAATAACAACCAAATGTACAGGCAGATAAGGAGGCCAGGATGGACATTAGGATGGAAATGGAGTAAAAAGGAAGTAATATGGTCAATGGTGGGAGCAGAAGCAATAGATCAAGGAGATTGTTCATCATTCAAAGCAAACATTCCACATTGCTGCAAGAGAAACCCAGAGATAGTGGATTTGGTCCCTGCTATCCCTATAACTCAACAGTTCAGAGATTGTTGCAAGGATGGGGTTATGGGATCATTGGGCCAAGACCCATCAGCTGCAGTGTCTTCATTTCAGCTAAGTGTGGGGATTTCAGGCACTTCAAATAAAACTGTAAAACCACCAAAAGATTTCTACTTTCTTGGTCCAGGACCTGGTTATACCTGCTCCGCTCCAACTATTGTTCTGCCTTCTGTTTTCTTTGCACCTAATGGACGCCGGAGAACTCAAGCTATGA TGACATGGATTTTGAGTTGCACATACTCGCAAGTGATAGCATCTAAGTACCCAACTTGCTGTGTTTCATTGTCCTCTTTTTACAACTCTAAGATCACTCCTTGTTCATCTTGTGCTTGTGGCTGCCACAATGAGCCTAACTGTGCTAG GAATGACCCTAAGATTGCAAGTGTGGTGAACCCCAACAGTGCAAAACTGGAATGCACAGAGCACATGTGTCCAATAAGAGTTCACTGGCATGTCAAGCAAAACTACATAGACTACTGGGTTGTGAAGATTACAATTACCAATTTCAATTATGGGGTGAATTATACACATTGGACTCTTGTTGCTCAGCACCCAAATCTCAGCAATCTCACTAAACTCTATAAGTTTATGTACAAGCCACTTATGCAGCTCTATAATCCCACAA ATGACAGTGGAATGTTTTATGGGATTAAGTACTATAATGATGTGCTTCCTGAAGCTGGAAAAGATGGGAATGTGCAATCTGAGATGCTATTTAGAAAGGACAATGGAAGGTTTAGATTGCAGCAAGGTTGGGCTTTTCCTTCAAAGATGTACTTTAATGGAGATGAATGTGTGATGCCTCTTCCTGATTCATATCCATTCCTCCCCAACTCTGTACATCTCAATCCACCTTCTTCCTCACTGCTCTTTATCACTATTCTCATCTCATTCTTCTTATATTTCCATTTATAG